CTGCATTATCGTGTTATTGTTTCCATAGTCAAGCAATGTGAATTATCTGTCCTTCTCTCCCTAAGCCCTAAGCCGTCTCTCTAATACAGTCTCTCCTCATCCGTTACAAGGCATGCCGCCCAGCCATCCTATATGCAGCATTTGCCCGGTCATATTTCCGAGGGGTATTGCTGAGAGGATTACCAGGTCAGCTCGACTGGGTGAAGATGAGAGAATATTGATATGGGAGATGACTTGTGCAGACCACAGGAGATAATTATTATCACTTCATTATGAATTTATGATACAAAGCTTAGCTTGTATAACTGGCTATGATAAAGTAATTTGGAAAAAAGCAAACTTACGACTCAGAGTCTAAGGTAGTAAAGTctaatatatactccctccgtccgcaAATACTTGTCGGAATAATGAATAAAAGTgaatgtatctataactaaaatacatttagatacatccatttctccaACAAGtgtttccggacggagggagtacataaaaATAACAAACTCTATCTCTAAGAAATGGCATAGTCTGTCTATAATAAATTGATCACATGATAATAACTAAAGTCGTTGGGCATTTGTCGCTGTCCACGGTCCTAACAAAAACGATACAATTTCAAGAAGTGGTGATAAAATAAGGAGGGTCTGTTTTGCCATGGCATTTCAGCTTACATCAGGTGGAATCTCTGGGATTTTAGTATTTTTCAATCTAGTGCTTATGTAGCTATGATTTAATCACAACAAAGCACACTTAAGAGCACATGTTTCCACTGGGTACTTATGATCAATTATTATCCTGTCAAAGTGATAGACATAATTGTCTGCAAGGAAACAAGTGCAAGGATGTGTATATTTCAGTAATAGAAAGAATAGTCAAGTTGCCAATTTTAATAAGCAATGGAGGCACTAAACTGGAATAGTATATATGAAAGAGAGTGGCTGTTCTACACCCAGGTCGGTACACCCACGCAAGAAAACATAGCAAaacatttcaaaaaaattctgaaactttGTGTGAACAATTAGGAACAAATGTTATGACCGCTTGCTGGTGGTCAAAAAACATTCGAGGAGGTCTcgacaaaaaagacaaattcactGAAAATTAGTCAAAATGTAAGTGCACTGTTTGAGCAGACTTTGTAATTTTGTCTTTTTGGTTGAGAGCTCCTCGAATGTTTTTTGACCTCCAAACTTTGCAAACCCCCATAACATTTGTTGATGATCATTCCCACAAAGTTTCATAATTTTTTGAAATTTCTTGCTATGTTTTCTTGCGTGGGTGCACTAAAGGTGGGTGCAGCCACTACTTTCCCTATATGAAATCACACACAGAAATAATAATTACCAATATAGTACGGCTCCTGGATTTGAGAAGCTCTATAAGAAATTCTTTAAGAGCACTAAGCCTGACTCGTCCCTCGATCCTAAGAAAGCGGTGCCACTGATGTGTAGATGGTTTTTCACCGCTGCAAAAGAGAAGCAACGTAACAATGAATTAAGAATGCTgccaaaactttgtgtgatgcTCTACGTATGTAATGAACTGGTGTGTTGTTTGTTTAAAATAAATATAGAAATTACAAATGGAAGTACGTCTTGTAGTTAATCGTGGATCTATCTAACAAAAATTAATTATTGCATACAATTACTATAAGTAAGGTTAATGAAACAAACCTTTTAAAGATAACAACAATATTTGTGCGCGAAGACTCATGCTGAATTGTTGCCTCCCATATACTGTGACGCGTCAATGAAACATCAGGAGTTATCTTACACTGCATAGAAGATTCAGTAGTCAAGCCATTAACAGTACGTGATTCTTCAGCATCCACCATTTGAGGGGAGGATTTGGCTAACACATCTCCCTTTGGTTCTTCAACTGGATCCAGAACTGAAGCTGGTTTGTTCATGGGTGATTCTAACTTGGATTCACAATAACTTTGTTGAGATGGCACATCCTCAGAATGAATTTGGAATTCTGATACAGCAGCCATGTTCATAGTTTTGGGTAAATTTGCTGAGTTCGCTTTGTCTACTTTGTTACTATTACGATCATCTTGCAGAAGGGCACCAATGGGCTGACCTGTAGAATGTGGTTATGGATTAATATTCTGCGCCATAGATGAGGCATGGGACCTTCGCCACACGATGACTCCGATGATAGATGTTCCAGGCACGGTTAAACTACCCAAGTGTTCCTTTGGCAGGTGGTCAGCAAGTATCTGAGCTGCCTTCCCTTGAGAAGGACATAGGTACAATGTGATCCCTTGAGCTGGCTTCACTATTCCTACTGTCTCATCGGCGGTATACGAGTCAATAATCTGCAGAAGAATAATAGATGGTTAGCAAATCAGGAGCTCGACCGGTTGCCGTGCTAAGCTTTGACTCAAGGGCAAATACTAGAGAACAGTGTTTTTAGGATAGAAGGGAGGAACCTTTAAGAGATGATGTCGACCACTCTCAGGAGAGCATTTCTTCCAACGTAACTCAGTTACCTGTAAAACAAGTGACAGATAATcaatgtaagaaaacaatatttTCAGGACTAAAACTCAAGAAAGCCAGAAAGGCGAGAAATTGCACATATGATTCAAAATATTCAACATCTGAATTCAGTACAATGTGCACATGGCAATCAACTAAAAGTCTagatagtactccctccgtcccataatataagagcgtttttgacactacatcCCATAATATGCAGTgtcaaaaacactcttatattatgggacggagggagtagtttattTATTACTCCCTTCGATCCATATTAAatgtcgctgatttagtacaactTTATACTAAATCAGTGACACTTAATATGGATCAGAGGGAAtattcaaattcaaaaaaaaaattggaTGTCAATACAAGCATACAGATTCCAGTTCCACTAGGCAGTACACATGGCAACATATTTCATACGCCACAACTGGGCCACCAGTCAGCTGATCCCTTCCTAACCATCCCTATGTTCTCCATGCAGGAAGCAGTTGTCCTTGTTTCTCAAGCCCGACCCACTCCTCTCCCTCCCGCATCATCCCCGCGGGCCGACCAGGGGGGGAGGAGGGGGATCCCTAGGGCGCCGCAGGCCGGCGACCCCCTCCCTCCGTCTTCCTCCCTCGCCGTCGCCCGTTCGCACCACCGAGGAAAGCCTGTTTAgtgctggcggcggcggggttcCTTCTTCCCCTGCTCAGGTGGCAGCGGTGCGGGGCTTCGTGCTTGGGCAGCGGCACAACGCTAACGGGGGGCGCAATGACATGGCTTCGTGGTTCGGCGGCAGTGCTGCTAGCTTGTGGTGGTGTGTGGAGGGCTTCGTTGGGTGTGGTGCATCAGGGTGCCGGTGAACTCCCTCCCTGGATCTGGTGTTCTAGGGTGCAGGTGGCAGCAAGCCTACTCGTCTCCGGCCAGATCCGATCGGATATGTCGCCGCGGCGCTGATAGGTGGCGCGGGGCGGAGGGTGGGGCTCGTCTGGCACCTGATGAGGGGTGGCTTGCGACGGGGGTGCCTTGCATGACCCCACGGCTTGGGTTGGAAGTGGCGTGGTCATGTGTCCATGGGGCAACTGGCGCGACTATTCAAAGCGGTGGATTTCGGTGGTCCTTCCCGCCGGCGTGGAGGCGGGGTAGTGGGAGGTGGGCGGTGGCCGTGGCTTGGACTGGTGGTGGCAGATCTTGGCATGGGGAGGTGAGGCTGGTGTTGGCACGACTGCTCGGCGGCCGGAGTTGCTAGCCACCATGAGTGGCCCCCCTCTTGATGGGGCGGCTCTCACCTCATCCGGTTTCTTTGTCAGTGGGCCGGCGACACGGACTGGCCGCCGGGTATGGCATTTGACATGGTCCTCATGCCCGAGGTTGGGTGCTCCCTGAGCGTCCGGCACAGTGTCGCCTTAGAGTCGGGGCTTCTCGGCTTCGGGTCACCATCGGTTAAGCCAAGGTGGGTGCTTGTGGCTTGGTTGGGGAGTCATCTTTTTGTTGTAGCGTCGGTGTCAATCCATGGATGTGGTGTACGGGACAACAATGTGCTGACTGCCAGACCAGTGTCTCAGGTTGCAGCTTGGAGTCGTCTGAGCTATTCTCAATGATGGTCATCGGCAGTCACTAGGCTATGTCGCCCTCGGTTCACCAGGATTGGAGGGGACTGCAGGCGTGGGTGCCCCTACGGTGGTGGTGTTGACGCTGGCTCAATGATAGATGCCGGACTTTACCTGTCACGGTTTGGGCATTGTCAAGCGGGCAGTTGGCGTTGTCTCGTGGCTTGGAGGCCGGGGCAGCCGCCCTGGAAGGTGGTCGCATGATGAGTTCTCCAGCGGGCTCCATGGCTGCGGTGACGGCTACGTCTCTTGGCCATGTGGGCGATGAGCGAGTTAGCGGTGGGTGGCCCGAGCGAGCTCCAGTTGTTGAGGTGCACCGTTCCGGATTTGATGATCTGTGCTCGCCCCACTTGCCCAGGTGGCCTACCGGCACTGAGGAGCGACCGAGTGAAAACTTCGTGCTTTGTTGCCGATGACGGTGATGCTCGCGATGGCCGCTTTCTTCTTGAAGACGTCGTTGTGGTGCTCCTCTCCATGTCTGGGCTCCGGGTGAAAACCTTTTGGACTTGGCAGCAGCGACACTTTGCGTCGTTTTCCCTCCCCGGGGCGTTGTTGGGGAGCGTAGGTGTACTAGGGCGTAGTGTGGCATTGTTATCATTTCTTCCTTTATGATCTTTCAGTTTTGTAGTCGCGTGCATTCTGCGTGATCCGATTATCCTAGGATCGGCTTTGTAAGAAGGATACCCCTTAACTTGCATCAATCAGCCGTGTACTTTTTTCGGTTGTGGCTTTATTTTTAAAGCGGAGCGAAAGTCTGTTTCGAAAGATCTTCTCCATGCAATGGCAGACTAGTATCATTACTTGGCAATGCAGCGACACACCCCAGCAGGTGGCAGCACGAGGAAGGTCTCTTGGCAGCTTGGGCCAAGAGGCAGGACCTCATAATGAGAGAGAGGCGATGAGACGAGGCTGAAGCATAGCGATGGCAAGGCTTGGAAGAATGATGAGGAGGGCGAGCAACAAGGTCTAGCCGACAACTATATTGCAGCAACGGGGTTGAACGATGAAGGAATTACAGGTAGGACAGTGGTACCAGCTTCAAGGGTTTAGGGGATGGGGCCCTCGCCACACGACGAGATGGGTATTATATAAAAGTACGACAGGGAAATATCCAAGTTTGCTTATCATTGTGCATCAGCGAGTTAATATTTATAGCAAATTAGGTACGTGCATTATAGAGTGTTATTGCTTCTGTAGTCAAGCAATGTGGGTTATCTGCATTTCTCCCCCTAAGCCCTAAGTCGTCTCTCTAATACAGTCTCTCCTCATCCCTTACAAGGCATGCCGCCCAGCCATCCTGTGCGCCGCATTTGCCCGGTCATATTCCTGAGGGGTATTGCTGAGAGGATTACCAAGACAACTTGTCTGGCTGGAGATGAGAGACTATTGATATGGGATATGACTTGTGGAGACCACAATAGATAATTATTATCGCTTCATTATGATTTTATGATACAAAGCATAGCTTGTATAACTAGCTATGATAAAGTAATTAAAAAAACATACGACTCCGAGTCCAAGGTGGTAGAGTCTAATCCATACATAAAAATAACAAACTCTATCTCTAAGAAATGACATAGTCTATCTATAATACATTGATCACATGATAATAAACTAAAGTTGGGCATTTGTCGCTGTCCACGATCTTAACAAAAACGGTACAGTTTCAAGATGTGGTGATAAAATAAGGAGGTGTCTGTTTTGCCGTGGCATTTCAGATATTCGGTAAATTGCAAGTAGCACGGGCTTACATCAGATGGAATCTCTGGGATTTATTATTTTTCAACTTAGTGCTTATGTAGCTATGATTTAACCACAACAAAGCAAACTTAGGAGCACATGCTTCCACTGGGTTCTTACGATCAATTATTCTCTAGTCAAAGCGATAGACATAATTGTTTGCAAGGAAACAAGTGCAAGGATGTGTATGTCACTAATACAAAGAATATAGTCAAGTTGCCAATTTTAATAAGCAACAGATGCACTAAACTAGAATAGTATATATGAAACCACACACAGAAATAATAGTTACCATTATAGTATGGTTCCTGGATTTAGGAAGCTCTATAAGAAATTCTTTCAGAGCACTGAGCCTCACTGGTTCCTCAATCTCAAGAAAGCGGTGCCACTCACGTGTACATGGTTTTTCACCGCTGCAAAACGGAAGCAACATAACAATGAATTAAGAATGCTGCCAAAACTTTATGTGATGCTCTACGTACGTAATGAACTGGTGTGTTGTTTGTTAAAAATGCATATAGAAATTACAAATGAAGTACATCTTGTAGTTAATTGTGTATCTCTCTTACCAAAATTTAATTGCGTACAATTACTATAAGCAAGGTTAATGAAACAAACCTTTTGAAGAGAGCAACAATATTTGCGCGCGAAGACTTATGTTGAATTGTTGCCTCCCATATACTGTCATGCGTCAATGCAACATTAGGAGTTACCTTACACTGCATAGAAGATTCAGGAGTCAAGCCATTAACAGCACGTGGTTCTTCAGCATCCACCATTTGTGGGGAGGATTTGGCTAACACCTCTCCCTTTGGTTCTTCAACTGGATCCAAAACTGAAGCTGGTTTGTTTATGGGTGGTTCTGATACAGCAGCCATGTCCATAGTTATGGGGAAATTTGCTGAGTTGACTTTCTCAGCTTTGTTACTATTACGATCATCTTGCAGCGGGGCACCAATGGGTCGATGTTTAAAATGTGGTTCTGAAGCAACAATCCGCGGGAAATCAGAGAACGAGACGATCTCTGGCCCATTCAAGACATCATACCTTGGTTGCAGCACAAGATCATTTATCCCACCTGCTAGATATTCTAAATCACTTGATGTGCTGCTGTTCCATGTCCCAACAACTTCATCGTCTTGCACAGTGCTGTCGTCCAATTCCTTGATGGTCTCCCTGCATTGTGCACTTGCTGTTTCATCATCAGAAGATTTGGTTTGAAGTGCGATAATAGGTTCTGATGGAAGTGAATCACCCCGAGGCCCAGCTGGTACCCGAAAAACATCTTCGTCAGTTTCTTCCGCCTCAACTAGAAATTCTCCCTTGTGTGTTTTCCTCACCAAGCCTCTATCATCCACTTGTATCTTAAGACGAAACATCTTTACAAGCTCTCCAATAGTCATTGCGCACAACCATTTAGGTGATATTTGTTCGGACAAAACCATTTCCCTCAGCACGGGATTGTGTTCGCCTTCCAGATTAAACACGAGCGACGCGCCTTTCTCCTTGTACTTCCTGCTGACCCCTCCGAACAATTTGAACAGTTCCTCTTCAATTTTGGATGCTAAGCTTTGGGCCTTACGAATCCTGTACTCGCTAGCTGAACCCGCGTTTGCAGAAGATTGCTGCCCAGAATCCATGATACTCAAGGCAGCGGCCAGAGCCTCCCTGAGTTTCGATCTCAGGGACTCGAGCATCTGCGGATTGGCCTTGGCCGGCGGCGACGCCCGCTCTGGCTGCTGGGTCATGGACACGGGCACGGAGCTTCTCCGTGGCCGTGGAGGCAATGGCGGCCGGCCCTGCTTCGTGAGCTCCATCGC
The sequence above is a segment of the Aegilops tauschii subsp. strangulata cultivar AL8/78 chromosome 6, Aet v6.0, whole genome shotgun sequence genome. Coding sequences within it:
- the LOC141025270 gene encoding uncharacterized protein, whose protein sequence is MELTKQGRPPLPPRPRRSSVPVSMTQQPERASPPAKANPQMLESLRSKLREALAAALSIMDSGQQSSANAGSASEYRIRKAQSLASKIEEELFKLFGGVSRKYKEKGASLVFNLEGEHNPVLREMVLSEQISPKWLCAMTIGELVKMFRLKIQVDDRGLVRKTHKGEFLVEAEETDEDVFRVPAGPRGDSLPSEPIIALQTKSSDDETASAQCRETIKELDDSTVQDDEVVGTWNSSTSSDLEYLAGGINDLVLQPRYDVLNGPEIVSFSDFPRIVASEPHFKHRPIGAPLQDDRNSNKAEKVNSANFPITMDMAAVSEPPINKPASVLDPVEEPKGEVLAKSSPQMVDAEEPRAVNGLTPESSMQCKVTPNVALTHDSIWEATIQHKSSRANIVALFKSGEKPCTREWHRFLEIEEPVRLSALKEFLIELPKSRNHTIMFSASVAY